The sequence cttttcgctccgtgagataaccatgctttatttagtacctaaaaatgcaaaattaattaagaaaaatatttattcttgaaaacaacgaaaatacagaatatgggataaaatgtagaattaatgcacaaaagatgagttaaatgccaacaaaaagggataaatatatacattatttggcactcatcactaccatcttaatgaccaccagcgggcgcgtttatgccctggtcggtcgaatacataccacgcctaccaaacaaccaccgaacaccagcctagagtaagatggttgggctggtatggagcatcttggaaaacatgtacacACAAGACTgtcaatgtcggtctcaaacagatcgcggccgtccaacttcaccggcatggttggatgacatagatcgtcccatggccgattggacaagcgttgtcctgcacaccggcgggcccccttcacgcctgcataatcgaccacCTCACGACCTAGCCATGGAGATGCAAACGCTCACCCAAAGTTCGGCcgacgtgatgctttaagggtcgcaggaaattccactaaaggtcttaaattgatcacgaccatccaacctcaccaacatgtttggatggcttagattagacccatagccgtcaggcaggtattggcatgttcaccaccggcccaatgtgggacccacatggtcggcctccccaaaagaggagcgtagcttgccaattcgtccagccaaagtagcgtggacatgaaaccctaattagggtttgcggcatatcatgtgtcgcaaatcagtcgcgaccatccatcttcgcaggcatagatggaggatgtagatgtagactcaaagggtcccaagcatgtcaacacaatcgctatgggcccgtctacatgcgtgaccaatcggccaagaccgaccatggctagatgcctcgattcgtgcgcccaaactaggcatggtcgcgcggttccatttgcaaaccgatctcgaccatttaactttgccggacaaatcgagtggcttagatcacatctccatgggacagtgaggtacggacgtgtacaacGGCAAGCCgtatacacgcatgcccggtcggtctttccaaaaacatctcccatgcattgattcgaccaagctgaaagaaggtacttgcgcacctcctaaaccttaatctgacggtcgcatatgtgggtcgcaagtcatctcgtccgtccaacttcgccagcttggacggacagcctaagacaggagttaggcaaccagtgaggcatcaccacgatcaacgtccaccactcttccacatggggtgatcggccaaatcagggcttgcctgtatagcctccaaacgatcagtcgaagatggctggatgtgatgctattttaagacgcttaaattcgtgacttactccattaagtcttaaaacagcgatgcttcatacatgctaaatatattcgatgcattacctgcatagaatacacacgatatttcataaatatcgacttcctaaataacttagttatttaatctagcatcacatgctactttctgtgggtcccacgatccacacattcgagaaatcaagcatgtcacaaactgggggatacatactggggtattggtctggcggtttacagcgtgcaacgtgcaacgcgccatcacaagaacgtgtcaggaagacatggacggttagtgatgatgggagaagtgggcaagactggtcgtgtgcATTAacgcacgactccactactccatcactccacttcctccacttctcaCGAGAGACGagagttaggctcaatgacttgtataaataggttctcctcccaaTTTTCCACAGGACAAGACAAaagtcaagtgttgatacaacgtatcccaacaccagaactgatagcttacattctgcaagccagatcatctttctgatataagtcatacacaaccaacaccttcacaatctcaacaccttcttcgcttccctccctaagatcaactccatctccttcactttgtgaccgaagcaagtctggaacgaccatttcttggtttaggccagaattgtacagattgatttctcgaatcaaaagcactctcatgcagtgcatttgtttagggtttagattcatttctcatccacacacaccccaaattaccaaaaccggcagaaatagttttcacccataaacagtaaccaactatggatataagcatatatagtgtgttcgcacattagtgtataaatccatgtgccggaaaccaagtgtgtgcatatgtgtgcatacggtattggtgaaggagacaggttgggtacgcgtaccagcgaaagttttcgaaccgaaaatttctgctgagtttgtaagtttgcaaattgttaaaccagtcaccttaggtgcacatacccgtacgcgtacccacgaaatttttcaaccgaaaatttctactgagtttctaaactcaaatccggtagctatggtacacgtactagtacgcgtacccaagatggttagatttatcaaatcggaagttcatgaacttaaacaataaatcaataaggaatgcaatctttgcaaatcgtggctatattgttcatgaattgattcaagtgaatcaaaccgattttgtttcaactgtgtctattcataaagacctaagcagttgaacaactcttcaactagttcttatgagtcatttgaactagttatgtgaagaagatgaatacggttaatatgaaagtactcatatggctaaccattggttaactatttgtggatcaactaagtgtacacgtttaagtacggttactcaaacctaaatgaaatacatttcatttgtgtgtgacaagctaagtttcgatctaacggttgaaagatattagcttggttaaatcaggtttttcatctaacagtgaatattgaatgctttgttaccaaggtaacttggattgcaaacgctgatttgaaaactatataaaggagacatctagtaactggaaaaactaatccccacacctcctgtgtgatactagttggttttgctagagtcgattctcctttaaccttaggtttcttctcgagaccctgtaggttaacgactgaaagacttcattgggattgtgaagccagacgaaactacttctcttgtagttgagcgatctaatcttgccattttctatcgtacgagttcaattgaataattgacttgagattatatctctgatagggcaagataaaaagaaatcacaaacatcttcgtctcatcgtttgtgattccgcaatatctaatttcgctaccatacgatttagattattgtgaggcgattgataattctaggttgtttttcgggaatattatcaattggtttctgttcaccttggttttatcaaaagacggaacaaaactcctaggtttatctgtgggagacagatttatctatcatcgcagacttttctgtgtgatacagatttatttattaaagtcttcgactttgggtcgtagcaactcttggttgtgggtgagatcagttaagggaatcaagtgtgtagtatcttgctgggatcagagacataaggagcgcaactgtaccttgaatcagtgtgatattgattagggttcaactacagtccagaccgaaattactttgtagtaggccagtgtctgtagtggtttaatacaatgtggtgttcaatctggattaggtcccggggtttttctgcatttgcggtttcctcgttaacaaaatttctggtgtctgtgttatttctattccgcattatattttgttatataattgaaatatcacaggttgtgcgttaagatcaatcaattagaatatccaaccattggttgtggatttaaattgattgacacttggatattggtctttggtaccatccaagtttatctctatagtatttgataaagactcgcagatttccatttgcttgagtataaatcaaatcgagagattgagatattaactatttgatatacttttatctagattgagtctgacagtctagtagattctctagaaagtatattggagttagtccatacagattgctaatcgaaatttgGTGAGGTTGTTGGACATCCGCTTTTACAATATCTTTCAGCCgatagattgaacttagcttgttacacacaaatgaaatgtggcttaatttagatatgggtaaccgtacctaaacgtgtacacttggttggctcaacaatagttaactgaagttagcgatatgaacactttcatatcaaccttgttcatctttatcacaactagttcaaatgactcaaatgaaactagttatagagttgttcaattatttatattctcatagaagtatacaagacacaattgaagcaaaatcgattttgattcactcgaatcaattcatgaacattatagccacgatttgcaaaagattgcattccttattatataaatatatttgttcacgaataaaccgattttaaaacttaacccactcaagtatgcaaacgggtacgcatactgtcgttcaaggacgaactcagttgaattagtatgcaaacgggtacgcgtactaaaTTTCCGGACTTGAAATGTTAAGCCAGTATGCAttggggtatgcatactaagttcctggacttcaaatgttaaaccagtacgcatacgggtatgcatactatagttcccggacttagagtaacttgcaacagttagcatacaagtacgcatactgattaAATGTATTAGAAAATGGTTACTCAATCCGTTGGTTGTTCGTATTACTTAGTGAGATATGATTCTTACCGACCgaggtaattcatatcatctgATAATTGTACACACATGAGACAAGAGATGATTATTACCATGCTAGGTAATTCATATCATCACTCTAGTACTTGAAATAAGAGATGATTGATGCCATctgagaagggatggttattgcCTATAATGACAGTTTATGCCATCGATCTGGAGATGATTACCAACTCTTTTGAGTAGCTCATATCATTTGAGAAAGAGAGTAGGTTGAGCTTGAACAATGACTATGATTTTCCAGCCTAACTGGGGCTCCCACCTGCAGGTGGCTACCCAGAAGACCATTGACAACTAGCCGATGATGGATGGTATACGACTATCCTAACATTGGAAAATGACTATCCCCCAGCCATCTGATACTGTGTGTTTTCAACCCTAAATGGGGCTCCCACCTATTGGTGGCAACCTGGAACAccattggcaactggccaatggtgGATGATATCCGATTACTATGGCATCTTCCACCATCGTTCCAATATAACTTGAACTGAGTCATATAGTTTCTAGGTTGCATATCATATAAACGCCACCAAGGATATCTTCAAACTCTTTCTTGAACAAAGGGGGGAACTAACCTGAACACCGTGTACGGAATCTAGACCACCCACCTTTTAGATTGACTGAATTAACTCTCTCCGGATGGCCAAATATGTATACAGAGAGCGCGCCATCACCAGCTAGTTGTCTAACATGTCGAAACTCATATTCTTTCATCCTAATCAAAATTTAATCCACTGACAGGGATATTAGTAAATCCTTtgacttttttatttcttttatgttTGGATTTCCGActcatatttggaaggaaataacTAAAGATCACACGTTTTTGTTTAggaaaaattagagaaaaaagaGGTGTGAAGAGGAATGAGGGGAAGTGTGGTATTTATAGGCGAGATAGAGTCAATTGTTGACAATATCGAGTCAAACATTGTCAATATTAACAATATCGAGTCAAACATTGTCAATATTAACAATATCGAGTCAAACATTGTCAATATTAACAATATCGAGTGACATAGATTTTAATAGCTAAACATTGTTTTTTCCCATAGTGGCGCGGCTGGTTTGCCGTGACCTGGTATGGATTTTTCCATGGTGCGTAGGAATAGGTCTAAGGCATGTTGCGGAAACCCACTCCTACGTGAAGTTGTGGTGTTGCAGAAACCCCTCCTTATAAGGTGCATAAATAAGCTGCATATGACTCAAGCAGGCCATAATGGAACCACATTGCATCAGTTCTGTCTTGTTACTTGCTTCCAAAATAATTCAGTTGAGCATACATAATATCCACGGTGTTAAATTCTTTAGCATATATCTAATCATTAAAATAACATAACCTCAATGTCGTTGAACACTTTCCATCTCAATTTAAAATTACGTGTGCATCGTTGAAGAAAAACAAATATTCGAATGTAAGATTTAATGTGAGAAATATCCTAGAaggcacaaatatgacaagtttgAGTATTTATTGGCAAAAAGGCTATGACTGGAGGAGATCACTAGGATTCCTGTTGTAGCGTGTATGCTTTCTTCATTTCCTCCAAGACAGAGTCACTTGTGCTGCAACAAAAGAAGAGCGAGAGATCTTAGCAACATAACTCGTCAAATTTATGATGGTCAGTCACCATTTAGTTATTCATCCTAAAATATTGAAGTACATCTTTTATGCAGCAATTGTAAGTTGATATTTATCCAGTGCGTAAGACCAGTTAAAATGGTTTGCCAGAATAAGTGTAACAATTTAAAAGTTACTAGTCTGCCATAAAAGAGAAGAAATGAGAGGTTAGTAAATTAATTTCTACGTCCATACAACCTTGGACACCCAACCAACACAGAAACACTGCAACAAAAAGAAAATCCCAATGAATAGAGGGGCGCAGGTGGCTTTGCATCCTTTCTATTGTTGCCTACTTCGAATTAAGAAAATAAGTTGAGTAAAAACAAATCTCAAAGACAAGTTAGAGATAGCAGGAAACCAAATGCATCTGTAGAATTTCTAAGAATGGCTAATCTTACCTGGAAAAATTGAAGAAACATTGATGAAAAAATTTCAACAATGAAAAGTTGAGAGTGATTGATCTGAGGCAAAGGTAACGTGACTTTTCCACATGACCCACATGTGTTAGATGATACGAAGGTTCATATGGAGACTTGGTTTACagttattttgaattttttcagTATTTAGGCTCTTTATATTATAGGTGGCGCATAACTCCTACGTCTGTATTGTAATTTTTCCTGACTTGGTTGGGAAAGACGAATCAACAGTTTGTTTTAGAAATGTAGTTTAACTGGATGTGGGAactttttgttgttttattttttagtgaAATAATCTATAAAGCAGAATGTGCCAATTATATCAACAAGTAACATCAGCGATAAACACAAGATGCACAAACAACAAAGAGATAAGCTCAACCCATTCATAATATCAAATGCATGCCTAAAACAGATGACAATGATGTGTAATAGTTTATAGCCATGCCTAAAACAGATAGCCACAAACTGACAGAAAATATCATAACCACGAGGTGAAAGCAAAAAACAACATCATCATAGATAAGTAATAGCGAATCTTACTATTGATGAAGGCATTCATTAAGCTCTTTTGCTTCTTGGCGGCACTGCCACACAACAGATAATGTTCTTCCTACAGCACACTCAGCATACTTTGAAGTGTAGTGGACACATTCTTTAAGTGCTTTCGCCTTCATCTTGCTTCGCAAAGCTGGAAAATAAACTAGATACATTATAATATGCTTAGATTGCATTTCGAGCATGGTCCAAGCCCCTAACAGTTTTgtggttatttttcttttcaaattttcAATGTGATTGGACTAAAATTTTCATGTCTGCATTGTTCAGCATCATCTTAGTGTTATATATATACAGTACAAGATTCTATCTTAAATGTCCCAATTTCCTACTAAAATGAAACATTATAAGACATAAAATTCAACCTAaatcacaaccaattaattccATAAGTTGTTTTCTCTCTGTAAGATTTCATGATCTATAATCGAGTTCATATATAGACataaaattccttataaatccctTAACTTACAGCTTCATACGAATCTGAATTTAGTACATGTAATTCAAAATCTGagttcaaataaaaaaataaattcactTAATCGAGAACTCCTATTCGAGTTTCGATTACGCCTTCAGAACAAAATATAGATAGAATTAGGGATTAGAATTTGACCTTCTTCAACTTTCGTCTTGACATGATTTTCTCTGGCTTCTTCAGTGTACCCCATTTTCCACAGTACTCAATAAACCCTCCTCTTCACTCTACGCCCTAAAACCTCTCTTTAACTAAAAAATACATACACACTGGAGGGCTAGTTTAGGTATTTCAATAATTATAACGACACCTGTCGCTCTTTTGAATGGTAATATGGTATAGGTCCCCAAAATCGGAAACAGCAAAAACTTCCtcggggtaatttgcgttacctcccctggcgaatatcataatttgagttacttcCCCTACAGAAAaaatattagtaaaacctcctctcgtcactttttccatccaacccggttagctgagtcaCCGACTGTGTACAGGTGGACAAAAACAAACACGTGGTACTCAGCTTCCGAAAATACCCTCATCTTCAATAACACCATTTTTCAggtcatttttcttcttccctgtaacaattataacataCATCGAAGGTTTATCCAGTCCATCACAACAGCAATACATCAGATAACAACAACTCAGTCAAATTGAATAACAGCAACAGAGAAAAACAAATCATCCCATAAGGGAGATTTAGACAAAGTTTCCTCTATTTCAGGCCATTTCCAGGCCAAATTCAGGCCTATTTTCAACTCCATACGTACACAAATCCTccatcctaacatacatctattaaTCTTCTGTATTCAACTTGTTGTAGACTCAATTCAGTGACCTTAATCTCCACCAGAAACCCATCTTGCCTGAATTTCATCATCAAGCCCAAATTTGCAACCACCATCAGCTCCACTACAAGCCCTAACTGATTTCTATGCATTCAATTTCTTCTCGATTCAGACTCGAACCCATCAATTCTTCACGGGTGAACTCAATTACACCTCATACCATGAAAATCATCAGCAACAATATCTTCAATTGCAGTTCcagatcgaaaccctaatttgatttaCCTATTCAGTCACCACCATCACAACTCAGAAAACTTGATTCAAAGTGAACCCATGTCTTGATTCACTCTCTGCAGCGTCTCTATGTCAATTTCATATCTGAATCTGTCAATTGCCTTTGATTATCACCAACGCAATAACCATTCTTCAATTCCTTCCATATGCACTCTTACTGAAACCTACATCAAACCCAATCTTCTAATCCACTGTATTTCCTCTCATCAATACCAGATTCATCATCGAACTTCAACAGAAAGAACGAGATCTGTTTCTTTCTTCGTCTGTTCAGGTAACGCAGATCATTTTTAGGGAAAAGAGAAAACATGTGTTATAATGAAATTTGGATTTTGATTTCTTCCTCTAATTGTTCAGATTCATCATCGCCCATCGATGACTGCTACTGATAGTTAGGTTGATGGTTTGGGGAAGAAAACGATACagtacttaattttttttttctgttcacAAAGAAAGAGGACAGAGATATAGAAGACGAGGATATTTTTAGTAGATAAAGGCCACGTGTTTGTTTTTGTCCACCTGTACGAagcagctgactcagctaaccgggttttgatggaaaaagtgacgagGAGGTTTTATTAATTTTTGTTGTGTAgcggaggtaactcaaattatgatcttcgtcAGGGAAGGTAACGCAAATTGCCCCAACGTCCTCTTTGtaaacagttttttttttgtttttatttctccTGAAATccccttttttattattttatatacaAGTTACATATAGGAAGTGAACTTTTTAAGATCTGCTGTTAATTTCATATTGCgcattaaaattgaaaccctagaaCCTGATATTTTGAAAGAGCTGAAGAATTAAGCAACAATTAAACTAAATTCTTCGTTGCAAAGATCCAGATTCACTCATGGAGGTTTCTCAAGGAGGACCAGAGAGAGATAAAGGGAGTTCATCTCCTTCCCCTACAGCGGTTGTATCCAATTTCTGGAGAGGTAATTTTGAGTTTCTCTTCTTCCTGTTCGATCGTTGATTAGATTATTTTTTCTAGTTAAATTTGTTGTTTGAATGCTAGTCATTGATATAACTAAACTGATTATGTGTTAATGATGATACATACTCGATCTAGATTACATTTCGCTGGATCTAGATTAATTGAGAAAACGTTTTAGCTGTATGATTGTCACTTTCCCAGTAGTTTACCATTGGCAACAAGCTGTATTCCTGTAACATTTAGAAATCAAATGATGGAACATTAGTGGGTGGGCGTTGGTTAGGCTTAGCAATTTACGAAGTTTGGAGATGAGATCATATACTGCATTGAATGTCTTCTGTCATTAAGTCATAGTCTTTGAAGTTTTGTAAAAGAGAGTTAAAATCTGAAAGTTACTTTGAAAGAATTGCAGTAGTATCCTAATTTGTTGAAAGTTCTTAGGGATGGATATAATATGATTTCTTAGGTCATGGACTTGAAGATTGTAAATAATTATGCTAAAACATCGTACTGAATTGGTGACTGATCTATAAAATATTGTATTAAATATATACAAAGttgattgttttgtttttttttttcctttttttgtccCTGAATGGTACTAGCCCATACATTTTAATAAAATCTAGCCTTCATTTAAGCTTATTTCCAAGACGTGAGACGTCTTATGAAGCTCTTTTCTTTATCAGTTCAAACAAGGATTTGAAAAACCAATGCAAGTTAATCTTGTTGGAAATTCAGCTCTTTAAGCATCATTACTTACAAGTTACACCTAAACGTATTATTAATAACCATATGCTTAAAACAGATTTTACCAGCATTAACATGTTCCACGACTCACATAAATTCCATGTACACCTTGCATAATCAGTTCATAAACATTGTAAACAACTCACAACTCCAAACATGTTCTGTAGCTTCAAATACAATTAGCATGACCTGATTAAGAAGAAGAAACGGATAGATAGTCTCTCTACTAATAATTTAGTGACTTGGActtctacttctatttcctcaTGCTTAAATGATGGATAAAGATGATTCTCTTTTTATTGCAAGAGGCTAGAAACGAGTTTTTGTCATGCCTCGCCACATGTCTGTCTAACTCGTGGCTACATGGGAAAACTCATTAGTTATCTTTAAATTATCTAGCACCAACCTTAAGCTAGTCTTTAGTGCATGATTAAACCACAAACACACCTTCATACGGATTATTACTTTAACTTAATCTAATCGAAGATTAGCTTTAATACCAAAACCAGATTTAGAGGTCATTGAAGATTGGTGTTGGTTAGAGTTGGATTTAGTGTTTCCTTGGGGCTTCTCAGAGATATTGTCAAAAACGTTACTCC comes from Papaver somniferum cultivar HN1 chromosome 7, ASM357369v1, whole genome shotgun sequence and encodes:
- the LOC113298406 gene encoding uncharacterized protein DDB_G0275933-like, giving the protein MGYTEEARENHVKTKVEEALRSKMKAKALKECVHYTSKYAECAVGRTLSVVWQCRQEAKELNECLHQYTSDSVLEEMKKAYTLQQES